Proteins from one Ranitomeya variabilis isolate aRanVar5 chromosome 1, aRanVar5.hap1, whole genome shotgun sequence genomic window:
- the SNAPIN gene encoding SNARE-associated protein Snapin, which produces MTSLAVRCRMAAPVSPGRDVFAEGLLELLNPAVLQLDSHVHAVRESQVDLREHIDSLASELCRINEDQKVALDLDPYVKKLLNARRRVVLVNNILQNAQERLRRLNHSVAKETARRRAMLDSGAHHSQTSHHSLTSPNK; this is translated from the exons ATGACTTCACTGGCTGTTCGGTGCAGGATGGCGGCCCCGGTGTCTCCGGGGAGGGACGTGTTTGCTGAGGGATTGTTGGAACTGCTGAATCCGGCGGTGCTGCAACTGGACTCCCATGTACATGCAGTGCG GGAGAGCCAGGTGGACCTGCGAGAGCACATTGACAGTCTGGCGTCAG AGCTGTGTAGAATAAACGAGGACCAGAAGGTGGCGCTGGACCTGGACCCGTATGTGAAGAAGCTGCTGAATGCCCGTCGTCGCGTCGTCCTGGTGAACAACATCCTGCAGAACGCACAG GAGCGGTTGCGGCGTCTCAATCACAGCGTGGCTAAGGAGACTGCGCGGAGAAGAGCTATGCTGGATTCTGGAGCCCACCATTCCCAGACATCCCACCATTCCCTGACATCCCCCAATAAGTGA